The DNA sequence GCGATGTCGATGGTGATGTAGTCGGCGCCCACGCCCTCGGCGGCGAGCTGGTCGACCACCGCCATGTCGGCGGGTTTCACGCCCGAGCTGATCGAGACGAACAGTCCCTGCGCCCGCATCGAACGCGCGAAGGCGACGTTGTCCAGGTCAAAGCGGTGCATCACGTAGAAGTAGCCGTTCGCGGCCAGCCAGGCGGCCAGCGGCGCATCCAGCACCGTCTTCATGTTGGCGGGCACGACCGGCAGGTGGAAGCGGCGACCGCCGAACTCCACCGCGGTGTCGCATTCGCTGCGGCTGTCCACGCGGCAGCGGCGGGGCAGGAGCAGCACGTTGTCGTAGTCGAAGATGTCCATGGGGAAAAGGCTCTCGGAGACGCGGGCCGCGGGAGGCAGTGCGGCCACGAAGCTGCGAGCGCTTGACCTGGGACCCGGTCAGCAGACCGGGCCGCAGAATTTGGGCCCGGTGACCGATTCTACGCGGCGTCCAGGCGGTGAAACCCCGGAGTTCATCGGGCGGATTCCCGTGAAATTTGCACGCACGGCAGGTCGGACGTCATTCATTCGACTATGGACTTCCGGCACACGGCGCATTCAACTCGTTTCACTTCCGGCACGCCCTGCCGGAGTCCGTTCCACCTGCTGACCTGCTGCCATGACCTCCTCCGAACAAGCTCCCGCCGCCACGCCCAAGAAGACCTCCAGGACCACCAGCAAGACCGCCGCGACCAAGGCCACGGTCAAACCCAAGCCGGTCGCGCAGTCGCTGCACATCGGCCTGAACGCCGTCAGCCCGGCGCACTACGGCGGCTGGAGCGGCGATCTCGCCGCCTGCGAGGCCGATGCCGCCGACATGCAGGCCATCGCCAAGGCCAAGGGCATGAAGCCGACCGTGCTGCTGACCGCCAAGGCCACCCGTGCGGCGGTGCTGGCCGCCCTGCGCGCCGCCGCCAAGGCCCTCAAGCGGGGTGATTTCTTCTTCCTGACCTACTCCGGCCATGGGGGCCAGGTGGCCGACGTGACCGGCGAGGAGCTCGACCGCAAGGACGAGACCTGGTGCCTCTTCGACAGCCAGCTCATCGACGACGAGCTGTACCTGGAGCTGAGCCGCTTCGCCGCCGGCGTGCGCATCCTCGTGCTCTCGGACAGCTGCCACAGCGGCACCGTGGTGCGCGAGGTCGTGCCCGTGCATGCGGCGAATGGCGCCGGACGGCCGCGCATGATGCCGCCGGCCATCGCGCTGCGCACCTACCGCGACCACCAGGCCTTCTACGACGGCCTGCAGCGCGAGGTCGCCGCACAGGCCGGCAAGGCGGGTGTCATCGACCCGGACAGCGCGCTCGCGCAGGTCGCGGTCGACAGCAGCCGCCTCACCGCGGTGGTCAGCACCTTCGCCCCGGCCGTGATCCTGATCTCGGGCTGCCAGGACAACCAGACCTCGATGGACGGCGACTTCAACGGCGCCTTCACCGGGCGGCTGCTGCAGGTGTGGAACAACGGCGGCTTCACCGGCAACTACACCCAGTTCCGCAACGTGATCGTCGCCGGGCTGCCCGCGACCCAGACGCCGAACCTGTTCGTGCTGGGCAGCGCTGCGGGCTTCCTCACCCAGCGGCCGTTCACGGTCTGACCTGCACGCGCCGGGGGCCGCCATGGAGTTCCGCGCACAACCCGGGACGCCCGCCCTGCCGGCGCTGCTGCGTGCACCGCAGCAGCCAGGTGCGGCCCACCCTGCCGGCGTTGCTGCGGTCGAGGACGACCGCTGGATGCCCCCCGGCTACCTGCGCGCGCACCTGAGCCTGGCGGTCGCCTGCCCGTCCGACGCGCCGCTGCACACCCTCGATCCGGACACCGTGCCGGCGGACGCCCCGGACGGACGCACCCTGCTGGCGCTCGTCCTGGCCGACGGCAGCACCTGGCTCACCACCGCGGCGCGGCTCGGCGCGTGCCTGAACGCGCACCACCCGACCCTCGCCGATGCGAACGGCGTGTGGCGACTGGACCGGCTCACCCTGCCGAACATCCCCCCCGCCGGGCCACGCCCGTCCGACGCACCGCCGAGCCCGGTGATCGCGCAGGTGCACGTGGCCATCGCCGGCGGATTGCCGCCAGAGCTCGACCGTCTGGTCGACGCCATCGGCCACGGGGCGCAGGCCTTGGTGCGCGCCATCGAGGCACCGCTGGCACCGGGTCTCTACCGCTGGGACGGACGGGCGCTCGGTCGGCGTGCCAGCGGCCTGAGCACCGAGCAGCCGATGCTCGTGTTCATCCACGACCTGGGCTCGGACACCGCGGGCAGCTTCGCCGAACTGGCCAGCCGCGACCGCGTGCTCTGGGCCGGGCTGGAGCGCCGCTACAGCGGCGGCATCTGGGCGCTGGAGCACCGCACGCTGTCCGACAGCCCGCTGCGCAATGCGATCGACCTGCTCGACGCCCTGCCCGTGGGCGCCCGGGTCAGCCTCGTGACCCATGGGCGCGGCGGACTGGTGGGCGACCTGCTGTGCCTGCGCGACATCGAGGCGGTGGTCGCGCAGTGTCTGCCCGAGGACGAACCGGCCACCGCCGCACAGCGGGCGCTGATGCACACGCTGGCCAGCCGCCTCGGCGCGCGCCAGCCGGTGGTGCAACGCTATGTCCGCATCGCCAGCCCCGCGGCCGGCTCGCTCTGGCTGGACGAGCACCCGGACCTGTTCCTGTCCCTGCTGCTGGGCCAGGTCGGTCAGGTGCCGCAGATGGCGGGGCGGCCGGTGCACACCGCGCTGCGGCGGGCGGTGATCGAGCTGGTCACGCGGCAGATCGATCTCCGCGAAGTGCCGGGCCTCGAAGCGCTGCTGCCGGCTGCGCCGCTGGCGCGGCTGCTGCTGCGCGCCCGGGTGCAGACCGGCATCGACATGGCCGTGATCGCCGGCGACACCGGAGGCGGCTCGCTGCTGCACCGGCTGGGCGCCTCGCTGAGCGACTGCCTGCGCTTCGACCAGAGCGAACACGACCTGCTGATCGGCACCGACGCGATGCTCGGCGGGGTGGCTGCGGCGGCGGATGCACAGGTGCTGCTCGACCGCGGCCGGCAGGTCGGGCACTGGCGCTACTTCACCAACGACAGCACGCGGCGCGCCACCTGCAACTGGCTCCTCGCAGCACAGCCCCGCGCCGAACCCGGCTGGACCCCGCTGACCGGCACCCCCCTGCCCGAGCCCCCTGCGACCGGCAGCCGCAGCGCGGCGGCGCCCCGCGCACCTGATCGCCGCGAACAGCCGGTCGTGCTGCTGCTGCCCGGGCTGATGGGCTCGCACCTGCGCGGCCCGGACGGGCAGCGGACCTGGTTCGATCCGCAGACGCTGCCGCTGGGCGGACTGCCGTCCATCACCTGGTCCCGGCAGCAGGTCGAGGCCGAGTCGCTGTTCGACGCGGTCCATGCCGATCTGGCCGCGCACCTGGCCGCCACGCACCGCGTCGAGACCTTCCCCTACGACTGGCGCCAGCCCCTCGACGTGCTCGCCGACCGGCTCGGCGAGCGCCTGACCGCCCTGCTGCGCGAGACCGACCGGCCGCTGCGGCTGCTGGCCCACGGGCTGGGCGGGCTGGTGGTGCGGGCCTGCATCCACCGGCGCCGTGCCGTGGTGGACGAACTGATGCAGCGCAACGGCGCCCGCCTCGTCCTGCTCGGCACGCCGCACCACGGCACCCACGCCGCCGTCGAGGCCCTGCTGGGCAAGTCGGCGGCGCTGCGCGGGCTGGTCTGGCGCGACACCGCGCAGCCGATGGACAGCGTGCTCGGCCTGCTGGCCGAGTTCCGCGGACTGCTGCAGCTGCTGCCCCGGCGCGGCTTCGACGAAGAGGACGCGGCCCATGCCGGCAACGCGCACGAACACCCGGATTTCCAGCGTGCCGACACCTGGGCCGCGCTGCGTCGGGCCAACCGGGACCGCTGGTTCGGTGACGGCCGGGGCGCCCTGCCGTCCCAGCGGGCGCTCGATGAAGGCAGCTGGCTCTGGCACCAGACCACCGAGTCGGGCGGCACCCTGCCGCCGGCCTACACCGACCGCACGGTCGCCGTCCACGGCATCGCCCGGCTCACACCCTGCGGCCTGCGCATCGAGAACGGGCGGCTGCAGATGGTCGGCACCACGCGCGGCGACGGCACGGTGACCTGGGCCTCGGGCCACCTCGACGGCATCGGCCGCCACTACTACCTCGCCGCCGAGCACGGGGAACTCACGACCTGCCGCGACGGTTTCCCCGCGCTGACCGAGCTGCTGGAGCGCGGCACCACCCGGCTGCTGCCCGGCACGCCGCCCGTGGCACGGGACGCGACCCCGGACGTCTCGACCCGCTACGACGCCGGCCCGCCCGAAGCGCTCGACACCGCACTGCTGATGCGCGGCCTGTCCGGCGGCACCCGCCGGCCGCGCCGCCCTGCCGTGCAGGCGCCGCGTTTGCCCACCCGGTCGATGACGGTGCAGGTGCGTGCCGGCGACCTGCGCTTCGTCAGCACGCCCCTGATGGTCGGCCACTACGAACACGACCCCATTGCCGGGCCGCAGCTGGTGGTGGACCGCGAACTGCTGGACGGCGCGCTCAGCGAGCGCTACCGCCTCGGGCTCTACGCCGGCCCGCGCGGCAGTGCCACCGTCGTCCTCTCGCCGCCCAACGACACCGAGCGCCGCCGCGGCAGCCTGCGCGGCGCCATCGTGGTCGGCCTCGGGCGCTACGACGGCGCGCTCGGTGCCCGCG is a window from the Sphaerotilus montanus genome containing:
- a CDS encoding caspase family protein; amino-acid sequence: MTSSEQAPAATPKKTSRTTSKTAATKATVKPKPVAQSLHIGLNAVSPAHYGGWSGDLAACEADAADMQAIAKAKGMKPTVLLTAKATRAAVLAALRAAAKALKRGDFFFLTYSGHGGQVADVTGEELDRKDETWCLFDSQLIDDELYLELSRFAAGVRILVLSDSCHSGTVVREVVPVHAANGAGRPRMMPPAIALRTYRDHQAFYDGLQREVAAQAGKAGVIDPDSALAQVAVDSSRLTAVVSTFAPAVILISGCQDNQTSMDGDFNGAFTGRLLQVWNNGGFTGNYTQFRNVIVAGLPATQTPNLFVLGSAAGFLTQRPFTV
- a CDS encoding CHAT domain-containing protein; translation: MEFRAQPGTPALPALLRAPQQPGAAHPAGVAAVEDDRWMPPGYLRAHLSLAVACPSDAPLHTLDPDTVPADAPDGRTLLALVLADGSTWLTTAARLGACLNAHHPTLADANGVWRLDRLTLPNIPPAGPRPSDAPPSPVIAQVHVAIAGGLPPELDRLVDAIGHGAQALVRAIEAPLAPGLYRWDGRALGRRASGLSTEQPMLVFIHDLGSDTAGSFAELASRDRVLWAGLERRYSGGIWALEHRTLSDSPLRNAIDLLDALPVGARVSLVTHGRGGLVGDLLCLRDIEAVVAQCLPEDEPATAAQRALMHTLASRLGARQPVVQRYVRIASPAAGSLWLDEHPDLFLSLLLGQVGQVPQMAGRPVHTALRRAVIELVTRQIDLREVPGLEALLPAAPLARLLLRARVQTGIDMAVIAGDTGGGSLLHRLGASLSDCLRFDQSEHDLLIGTDAMLGGVAAAADAQVLLDRGRQVGHWRYFTNDSTRRATCNWLLAAQPRAEPGWTPLTGTPLPEPPATGSRSAAAPRAPDRREQPVVLLLPGLMGSHLRGPDGQRTWFDPQTLPLGGLPSITWSRQQVEAESLFDAVHADLAAHLAATHRVETFPYDWRQPLDVLADRLGERLTALLRETDRPLRLLAHGLGGLVVRACIHRRRAVVDELMQRNGARLVLLGTPHHGTHAAVEALLGKSAALRGLVWRDTAQPMDSVLGLLAEFRGLLQLLPRRGFDEEDAAHAGNAHEHPDFQRADTWAALRRANRDRWFGDGRGALPSQRALDEGSWLWHQTTESGGTLPPAYTDRTVAVHGIARLTPCGLRIENGRLQMVGTTRGDGTVTWASGHLDGIGRHYYLAAEHGELTTCRDGFPALTELLERGTTRLLPGTPPVARDATPDVSTRYDAGPPEALDTALLMRGLSGGTRRPRRPAVQAPRLPTRSMTVQVRAGDLRFVSTPLMVGHYEHDPIAGPQLVVDRELLDGALSERYRLGLYAGPRGSATVVLSPPNDTERRRGSLRGAIVVGLGRYDGALGARELTESVRTGALRYLMQAQDVLGSAERALSLSTLLIGYNSSLNLTVAASVEALVRGVLEANQRFAETARARLHIERLEIVELYIDTAISAVHALRDLSATLARQARLADLALHCQTRLVEGDGLRPRLADTRSASYWPRLIVTDARDDDPCTRSTPVAPRTDADPPARAEPGRPRMADCLKFLYVGQRARAESVVQQRQPGLIEAIVQQHNGSPVWNEHIGRMLFHLMVPNDFKDTARQLERIVLVVDDTTANVPWELLYAPDPDDEKTCVPLSLRTPVVRQLDTTQYRSRVRQSPGRSVLMIGNPSVRGFSTGFRGRDGSALADPIDLPGAEAEARALTQLMEGLGHTVVPLIGPEAATATQVLGSLLGQPFRFVHISAHGVHQLQHRDGALRSGVVLSDGLLITAAEIEAMEAVPELVFLNCCHLGVVVGGTPQGNRLAASLAQHLIGIGVRCVVVAGWAVDDALAAQFGQVFYEALLRDNQPFGEAVFRARKALWDTAPDNVTWGAFQAYGDPAWQAEAGGSERGNAPATETPPASVEELLDELSRHSAQASRRICLLDPGVLAAQRTQLATYIAQRVPPEWQDDPVILSALGTTWAELDAPEQACLAYRAALQREDLRGRVPVRAIEQLALMEARWGERSGNPGLVRQALRRLNGVRRVIGLHDRTRMPDSPDHCAMVGGSQVHLASLHAAHVLRHADNPALIRKDGLSMLNALQAAINAYTQAEGGQGTRPFSPFHAINRLSLDAITPWENEEERMAARRLATEAGEVAERQFGTRDNFWNAVMVPEARLAEVLLDGELGRPDTPVRDDLRRAYQEALSNLTVKPRQIDAVMARLRTLSCLFDAMVLFDAGGSADAQVLRHWWTAEHLLTLCEGLLPGSQPRRDRPPRPPRPLRPPPVPAPPAH